In Coleofasciculus chthonoplastes PCC 7420, the genomic window GATATCCTATATCTACCACCCGATCCTGCCTGGTTTAGCGTTAATTGTTTAGGTTCAAGGAATGTCAGTAACCACCAAGCCTTCCCTGCGAGAGCAACAACACCCCCTCATCCACCAATTAGCCGACTGTATTGAAGCCAACTGGCGGCGTTACCTGGATTTGTCGCCCTATCAGCTACCCGCTGAGTTGGGTTATGTAGAGGGGCGTCTAGAGGGTGAGAAACTTACGATTGAAAACCGTTGTTATCAGACACCACAGTTTCGCAAACTGCACTTGGAACTGGCAAAAGTGGGAACAATGCTCGATATCCTCCACTGTGTCATGTTTCCCCGTCCGGAGTATAATCTACCCATGTTCGGCTGTGATTTAGTTGGTGGACGCGGGAAAATCAGTGCCGCGATCGCAGACCTTTCTCCAGTGAATGCTCAGCGTATCTTACCTGACATTTACCGCCAACCATTACAAGCTTTACCAACTCCTCATTTCCAAGACGCCCGTGAGTTACCAGAGTGGGGCGATATTTTCTCTGAATTTTGTATTTTTATTCGACCCAACACCCCTGAAGAGGAACACCAATTTTTATCGCGAGTAGAGAATTTTCTCCAAATTCATTGTACTCAGGCGGTTAATGCGACACCGATTTCGGCT contains:
- a CDS encoding phycocyanobilin:ferredoxin oxidoreductase, producing MSVTTKPSLREQQHPLIHQLADCIEANWRRYLDLSPYQLPAELGYVEGRLEGEKLTIENRCYQTPQFRKLHLELAKVGTMLDILHCVMFPRPEYNLPMFGCDLVGGRGKISAAIADLSPVNAQRILPDIYRQPLQALPTPHFQDARELPEWGDIFSEFCIFIRPNTPEEEHQFLSRVENFLQIHCTQAVNATPISAEDQAEVLAGQHYYCTKQQQNDKTRRVLEKAFGADWAEYYMTTVLFDLPSA